The window TCAGGCTGAAGATGGCAACACCATCCGTCGCCGTCGTTCTTGCGATCAATGTGGTCAACGTTTTACCACCTATGAACGTGTTGAAGAAAAAACCCTCGTCGTTGTGAAGAAGGACGGGACTAGGGAGCAATTTTCCCGTGAAAAGATTTTCAATGGTATCATTCGTTCAGCACAAAAACGTCCAGTTTCAACTAGTGATATAGACGAAGTTGTCAACCGGATTGAGCAGAAGGTTCGTTCTCAGAGTGATGGCGAGGTTGAAAGTGATGTCATTGGTAATTTTGTCATGGACGAATTGGTGGAGTTGGATGAAATCACCTATGTGCGTTTTGCCTCTGTCTATCGTTCCTTTAAGGATGTGGAAGAGTTGGAAAATCTGCTCAAGCAGATGATTTCTAAGGGTAGTAAAGTAAAGTCAGGTGCTGCTCATGAAGCCAAATGATTTATTTACCTACATAAAGACCAGTCCTTTTACACCAGACATTATCAGTTTAAGCCAGTGCTATCAACCCATCATCAGTTTTGATGCCCTAGCCCTTTACTACTACCTCTATAGTTTCTCGGATCAGGGGCAGGGGCGTTACAAGTGGGCGACAATCCTCAATCATATGGATTTCGGTATGAAGCGCTTGGAGCAGGCCTTGGATCTCTTATCTGCCATGGAATTGCTACAAGTCTATCGGGCAGATGAGTTGACAGGCTTGGTCTTGTTGCCACCACTGACGGTCAAACAATTTTTGGACAAGCCCCTATACAAACAGCTATTGGCACAACGAATAGGTGAAGCCAGTGTAGAAGGCTTACAGGGTTCCAGACCTCCTCAAGAAAAGAATGTATCCAAGACCTTCTCTCAGGTCTTTACGCTTACTGGTCAGATTGAGGGGAGGTTTGAACCCAAACATGATTTTGACTGGTCTGCCTTCAAGGCCTTGATGGCAAAAGACAAGCTTCTTTTTCAAGATGAAGCAGAGGACATTATTGCTCTTAGTCACATAGCAGAGCAGGCAGGGTGGACTTGGTTGGAAACCTATCGTCAGGCAAAGGCAACGGCGATTGGTTTTACCCTATCTACCAAGCGCTTGCAGCAGTCACGTCAGGCTAAACAGGTGCCTGCAGGTCATTTAAGTCCTCAGGAACAGGCCATTGTTCGAGAGGCAAAAGCTAAGTCAAGTTCGGCTTTGCTCGCTTTTATCAAGGAGCAACGTAAGGCGGTCCCGACTGATACAGAGAGAAAGTGCTTGAAAGATCTGGCAAACTTGGGCTTGCTTGACGAAGTTATCAATGTCTTGGTCCTCTATACTTTTAACAAGGTGGACTCGGCCAATCTAAATGAAAAATATGCCATGAAGCTGGGTAATGATTTTTCCTACAAGGGAATTGCTAGTGCTGAGGCCGCTATTCTTTATCTAAGAGAGTTGAAGACAGGTCAAGCACAGAGTAAACCCAAGCCAGAAACCAAAACCAATGTGCCTGACTGGAGTAAGGAAGAGGTTCAGCAAGAACAAACGCAAGAAGGTCAAGCCAAGCTGGCTGCCCTTTATCGTGAATTAGAAGAAATGGAAAACAAAGGAGGTAGCTGATGAAATCAGTACAAGACAGGCTGTCGCAGGCAACCAATCCAAGTCCAAAATCATATCAGCAACTCTATCAGGAGATTGTGAGTGATCCTGAAGTCGCTGCTTTTATCAAAAAAGAAGGCTTGACCCAGCAGGAAATTACTCTGTCCATTTCAAAGTTTTTGGAATATATCAGCCAGCGCGACCTCTTTGTCAAGCAAGACCAAGCCTATATTGCTAAGGGGTATCAACCAGTTTTGGTCATGAATGAGGGCTATGCGGATGTTTCCTATCTTGAGACAGAGGAATTGGTCGAATACCGTCGTTTGGAAGCTATCAAGAACCGCATCCAGCTCATCAATATGCCAGCAAGTTTGAAAAATGTAACCGTGGCGGATATTGATAAGAGCGATGAAAATCGTGTGGAAGTCATGCTAGCTATTGCGGATTTTGTCAAACGCTTTGAGGAAAAGCCAAAAGGTCTTTACATATATGGTAATTTCGGTATTGGAAAAAGTTATTTGATGGCTTATTTAGCCAATTTGTTATCCAAAACTCATCTTCAGTCAACCACCATGCTCCATTATCCAACCTTTGTGGTAGACATAAAAAATGCCATCAAAGATGGCTCTGTTAAGGAGCGGATTGATGAAATCAAGATAGCTCAGGTCTTGGTGCTAGATGACATCGGAGCGGAGCAACATAGTCCGTGGGTGCGTGACGATGTGCTGCAGGTCATTCTGCAATACCGCATGCAGGAAAATCTGCCGACCTTCTTTACCTCCAATTTCTCCTTTGATGATTTGGAGCGTCATTTCGCATCTGGTAAGTCTGGTGATGAAACCTGGCAGGCCAAACGGGTTATGGAGCGGATTCGCTATCTGGCTCGTGATTTACACTTGAAAGGAAAGAACCGCCGATGAATGAAACCATTGATTTGATGTTGAGTCACACTTCCGTCCGCCGTTTTACGGAAGAGCCCATTGAGGCGGAACATTTGCAAGCTATTATATCAGCTGGGCGAGCTGCGTCTAGCTGGAAGAATTTCCAGTCCTATTCCATTATTGTGGTGCAGTCGGAGGAGAAAAAACAGGCTCTCTATGATTTGGTGCCCCAGCCAGCTATTTTACAGGCTCAGGCCATTCTGGTTTTTGTGGGCGATCATAATCGTGCCAGCAAGGCAGCTCAACTCCACGGTTCAGACTTTGATGCCAAGGGACCTGAGAATCTCCTGATTTCTTCTGTTGATGCGAGCCTAGCAGGGC is drawn from Streptococcus sp. 29892 and contains these coding sequences:
- the nrdR gene encoding transcriptional regulator NrdR, with amino-acid sequence MRCPKCQSLKSSVIDSRQAEDGNTIRRRRSCDQCGQRFTTYERVEEKTLVVVKKDGTREQFSREKIFNGIIRSAQKRPVSTSDIDEVVNRIEQKVRSQSDGEVESDVIGNFVMDELVELDEITYVRFASVYRSFKDVEELENLLKQMISKGSKVKSGAAHEAK
- a CDS encoding replication initiation/membrane attachment protein, with the translated sequence MKPNDLFTYIKTSPFTPDIISLSQCYQPIISFDALALYYYLYSFSDQGQGRYKWATILNHMDFGMKRLEQALDLLSAMELLQVYRADELTGLVLLPPLTVKQFLDKPLYKQLLAQRIGEASVEGLQGSRPPQEKNVSKTFSQVFTLTGQIEGRFEPKHDFDWSAFKALMAKDKLLFQDEAEDIIALSHIAEQAGWTWLETYRQAKATAIGFTLSTKRLQQSRQAKQVPAGHLSPQEQAIVREAKAKSSSALLAFIKEQRKAVPTDTERKCLKDLANLGLLDEVINVLVLYTFNKVDSANLNEKYAMKLGNDFSYKGIASAEAAILYLRELKTGQAQSKPKPETKTNVPDWSKEEVQQEQTQEGQAKLAALYRELEEMENKGGS
- the dnaI gene encoding primosomal protein DnaI; the protein is MKSVQDRLSQATNPSPKSYQQLYQEIVSDPEVAAFIKKEGLTQQEITLSISKFLEYISQRDLFVKQDQAYIAKGYQPVLVMNEGYADVSYLETEELVEYRRLEAIKNRIQLINMPASLKNVTVADIDKSDENRVEVMLAIADFVKRFEEKPKGLYIYGNFGIGKSYLMAYLANLLSKTHLQSTTMLHYPTFVVDIKNAIKDGSVKERIDEIKIAQVLVLDDIGAEQHSPWVRDDVLQVILQYRMQENLPTFFTSNFSFDDLERHFASGKSGDETWQAKRVMERIRYLARDLHLKGKNRR
- a CDS encoding NADPH-dependent oxidoreductase, whose protein sequence is MNETIDLMLSHTSVRRFTEEPIEAEHLQAIISAGRAASSWKNFQSYSIIVVQSEEKKQALYDLVPQPAILQAQAILVFVGDHNRASKAAQLHGSDFDAKGPENLLISSVDASLAGQNALLAAESLGYGGVFIGMIRHKALAIAELFNLSDYTYPIFCIALGRPAQNHPVKPRLAREAIVFQEEYVEQGLEVIQAYDQVQTDYAGARQTETWSERMVA